In Desulfosoma caldarium, the following are encoded in one genomic region:
- a CDS encoding ABC transporter permease: MEAEQIVVSDGHVSLFVASLLAGAAPLVLAAMGETLTEKAGIINLSLDGTILLAAMASFITALKTQSLIVGFGVGALTGAMAAAVVAFMSLHLGQSQVAVGFVITLMTKDLAYFLGNAYARLPGPQVPTMPVPWLKDIPGLGPALFQHTAVTYGAVLCLAATWIFLYRSRLGLVLRAVGENPQAAYARGIHARRVQFGVTVLGGLLVGLAGAAFSLSVKPGWGRPQGAEGIGWIALALVIFGGWHPLKVALGAYLFALLQMLGITLQGLWPSIPSQVFQTAPFPFMIFTLVFMHLGERPEMERWAATRPWVGRLLRSLRARAPQALGRPALPENPL; the protein is encoded by the coding sequence ATGGAAGCGGAGCAAATCGTCGTGAGCGATGGGCATGTTTCCCTTTTTGTAGCAAGCCTTCTGGCTGGCGCGGCACCTTTGGTGCTGGCCGCCATGGGGGAAACCCTCACGGAAAAAGCGGGCATCATCAACCTCTCCCTGGACGGCACCATTCTTCTGGCCGCCATGGCGTCCTTTATCACCGCCTTGAAAACCCAGTCCTTAATTGTCGGATTCGGCGTCGGAGCCCTGACCGGAGCCATGGCGGCGGCGGTGGTGGCGTTCATGAGTCTTCATCTCGGCCAATCTCAGGTGGCCGTGGGCTTCGTGATCACCCTCATGACCAAGGATTTGGCGTATTTTTTGGGAAACGCCTACGCCCGCCTGCCTGGGCCGCAGGTGCCCACGATGCCCGTGCCGTGGCTCAAGGACATTCCGGGCCTGGGTCCCGCCCTGTTTCAACACACCGCGGTGACTTACGGCGCCGTGCTGTGCCTTGCCGCCACATGGATCTTTCTTTACCGGTCGCGCCTCGGGCTGGTGCTTCGAGCCGTCGGGGAAAATCCTCAAGCCGCCTATGCTCGGGGGATTCATGCGCGGCGCGTACAGTTCGGGGTGACGGTGCTTGGAGGGCTTCTTGTGGGGCTTGCTGGCGCGGCGTTTTCTCTGAGTGTGAAGCCCGGCTGGGGGCGGCCTCAAGGCGCCGAAGGTATCGGCTGGATCGCTTTGGCCCTGGTCATCTTCGGCGGCTGGCATCCTCTCAAGGTGGCCTTGGGCGCCTACCTTTTCGCCTTGCTGCAGATGCTCGGCATCACGCTGCAGGGCCTGTGGCCTTCCATTCCGTCGCAGGTGTTTCAAACCGCGCCGTTTCCGTTCATGATCTTCACTCTGGTCTTCATGCACCTGGGGGAAAGACCGGAAATGGAACGCTGGGCCGCCACAAGACCTTGGGTGGGACGGCTGTTACGGTCCTTAAGGGCGCGGGCTCCTCAAGCCCTCGGCCGGCCTGCTCTTCCCGAAAACCCATTGTGA
- a CDS encoding ABC transporter ATP-binding protein, with translation MEIELRKIHKFYGPVHANRGIDLHVRSGTIHGVLGENGAGKSTLMKILAGATPRSSGEILLDGRAVAFAHPAEAFRAGIGMLYQDPLDFPPLTVLENFRVGQPAHPRKSAKAWANLLDSLCRAFGFYLDPKAPMESLTLGERQQLELVRLLSLGCRLLILDEPTTGISAAQKELLFRALRRVAKEGKTVLLVSHKLEDVESLCEHVTVLRQGQVTGSLSAPFDARDILPLMFGTPPAPLHKSTRTFQHVSLEFLQVSASGGRAGLHEATATFRRGEVVGLAGLEGSGQGVFLRLAAGLQRSTSGHLRLFGDDCTGWSYHAFRRRGVAFVPENRLEEGLIAGLTLTEHFALAACTPSLRVPWHQARQLAEQKVQQFRIRGSANSHADALSGGNQQRLLLSLIPSDASVLLLEQPTRGLDVESTHWVWKHLLRLADSGVTILFSSAELDEILMASDRVLVFYNGRIVLDVDAQDAHPDLVGAAIAGRLSL, from the coding sequence ATGGAGATTGAACTTCGGAAAATACATAAGTTTTACGGACCGGTGCATGCCAATCGAGGCATCGATTTGCACGTGCGTTCCGGCACCATCCACGGTGTGTTGGGAGAGAACGGTGCCGGTAAGAGCACCCTTATGAAGATTCTCGCCGGAGCCACACCTCGATCCTCCGGAGAAATTCTCTTGGACGGGCGCGCGGTGGCGTTTGCGCATCCGGCCGAAGCATTTCGAGCCGGCATCGGCATGCTGTATCAGGACCCACTGGATTTTCCACCTCTTACTGTTTTGGAAAACTTCAGGGTAGGACAGCCTGCCCATCCAAGAAAATCCGCCAAGGCCTGGGCAAACCTTCTGGATTCCCTGTGTCGCGCTTTCGGTTTTTATCTCGATCCCAAAGCCCCGATGGAGTCCCTGACTCTGGGAGAACGCCAGCAATTGGAATTGGTACGCCTGCTGTCCTTGGGATGCCGGCTGCTTATTCTGGATGAGCCCACCACGGGCATTTCCGCGGCCCAAAAGGAACTTTTGTTTCGCGCTTTGCGACGCGTAGCCAAAGAAGGCAAGACCGTGCTGCTCGTGTCGCACAAGCTGGAGGATGTGGAAAGCTTGTGCGAACACGTCACCGTGTTGCGTCAAGGGCAGGTGACGGGATCCCTGAGCGCTCCCTTCGACGCCCGAGACATTCTGCCCCTCATGTTCGGCACGCCCCCGGCCCCTTTGCATAAGTCCACTCGAACCTTTCAGCATGTCAGCTTGGAATTTCTCCAGGTGAGCGCTTCAGGTGGGCGAGCGGGGTTGCATGAGGCAACGGCCACCTTTCGTCGAGGAGAAGTGGTGGGCCTGGCGGGGCTGGAAGGAAGCGGCCAAGGCGTTTTTTTACGGCTCGCTGCCGGACTGCAGCGCTCCACATCCGGGCACCTTCGCCTTTTTGGGGACGATTGCACGGGATGGTCTTACCACGCCTTTCGACGGCGCGGCGTGGCGTTCGTGCCTGAAAACCGCCTGGAAGAAGGCCTCATCGCGGGCCTCACCCTCACGGAACATTTCGCTTTGGCCGCCTGCACCCCGAGCCTTCGCGTACCCTGGCATCAGGCGCGTCAGTTGGCCGAACAAAAGGTGCAGCAGTTTCGCATTCGAGGCTCCGCTAATTCCCATGCCGACGCCCTTTCGGGAGGAAATCAGCAGCGCCTGCTCCTTTCCCTCATCCCTTCCGACGCTTCCGTGCTTTTGCTGGAACAGCCCACGCGAGGGCTCGATGTGGAATCCACACACTGGGTCTGGAAACATCTGCTGCGCTTGGCCGACTCCGGCGTGACCATCCTTTTCAGTTCCGCCGAACTAGACGAGATCCTCATGGCTTCAGACCGCGTGCTCGTTTTCTATAACGGACGCATTGTGCTGGATGTGGACGCTCAGGACGCGCACCCCGACCTTGTGGGTGCTGCCATTGCCGGCCGACTGTCACTGTGA
- the hepT gene encoding type VII toxin-antitoxin system HepT family RNase toxin, with protein MVDKVLVQRMCSDIRANVQLLREATDITWEVYCRDPRSRRFVERTLHILVETCIDIAHHIISDDGFEEPTSYSEAFQILATHGVLPMEEVEIYERMARFRNLIVHYYEKIDDAVVFGVFRNHLHDFERFAGHILNYLQEHGT; from the coding sequence ATGGTCGATAAAGTGCTGGTTCAGCGCATGTGTTCGGACATTCGAGCCAATGTGCAGCTTCTGCGCGAGGCAACAGATATCACTTGGGAAGTGTATTGCCGGGATCCACGCTCTCGTCGGTTCGTAGAAAGGACGCTGCACATCCTTGTGGAGACCTGCATCGACATCGCTCATCACATCATTTCGGACGATGGGTTCGAGGAGCCAACCTCCTACAGTGAGGCCTTTCAAATTCTTGCCACCCATGGCGTGCTGCCCATGGAGGAGGTAGAAATTTACGAGCGCATGGCCCGATTCCGCAACCTGATCGTCCATTACTATGAAAAAATCGACGATGCCGTGGTTTTTGGTGTCTTCAGAAACCACCTGCATGATTTCGAACGCTTCGCGGGCCACATCTTGAATTATCTGCAAGAACACGGGACCTAG
- a CDS encoding FmdB family zinc ribbon protein, with the protein MPIYEYECTQCGQITEAMQRFSDPPLTQCCHCHGPLRKMISMSTFHLKGSGWYVTDYAGRKQNDNSHAKKSADAGSSSSDSSSSSTPSSSGTSSSSSSE; encoded by the coding sequence ATGCCCATCTATGAATACGAATGCACACAGTGCGGTCAGATCACCGAAGCCATGCAACGCTTTTCCGATCCGCCCCTGACCCAGTGTTGCCATTGCCATGGGCCGCTGCGCAAGATGATTTCCATGAGCACGTTCCACCTCAAGGGATCCGGCTGGTACGTGACGGATTATGCGGGAAGAAAACAAAACGACAATTCGCATGCCAAGAAGAGCGCCGACGCGGGATCCAGCAGTTCCGATAGTTCCTCCTCTTCGACGCCCTCGTCTTCAGGGACGTCTTCATCGTCGTCCAGCGAATGA
- a CDS encoding peptidoglycan-binding domain-containing protein, giving the protein MRRRRDWLAQHSNTLLQKTVYRMESFRSLMDQHKWGLELPFVVHGALIDASVLLEGSVRVSAEEPDSARILRLQTPAMRGEDVRRLQEALVRAGHRVTLDGVFGPETARAVKAFQQASGHLKVDSMVGPATRAALGLED; this is encoded by the coding sequence GTGCGCCGCCGCCGGGACTGGCTCGCGCAACACAGCAACACCCTGCTTCAAAAAACCGTGTATCGTATGGAAAGCTTTCGAAGCCTCATGGACCAGCACAAGTGGGGCCTGGAATTGCCGTTCGTGGTCCACGGCGCGCTCATTGACGCTTCCGTGCTGCTGGAGGGTTCGGTGCGCGTTTCCGCCGAAGAACCGGACTCGGCACGCATTCTTCGGCTGCAAACGCCGGCCATGCGCGGCGAGGATGTGCGCCGGCTTCAGGAAGCTCTGGTCAGAGCGGGCCATCGCGTGACCCTCGACGGCGTGTTCGGGCCCGAGACGGCACGGGCCGTCAAAGCTTTTCAACAGGCTTCGGGACACCTCAAAGTGGACAGCATGGTGGGACCGGCAACGCGAGCGGCCCTGGGGCTGGAGGACTAA
- a CDS encoding DUF2760 domain-containing protein, which translates to MQLKSRFTLQTFIASVLFQGVVLATFFWIVQQGLQSFLTCLQPFGGSQGAVVPPDLAAALSRLENLIQQTRQYAPWVIFGLGGVGTLFLWIVVQAMGRRAVNQALAKTVTPAVSTPAASSRREPGDSEVLPTDMDPKTVGAVQMLSVLQRQGRFIDFLQEDLSRYDDAQIGAAVRSIHESCKSALADCVQLEAVMVQEEGAVVTVPSGFDPAAIRLTGQVSGDPPFRGVLRHRGWRVRSVQLPKLTAQLGKERIVAPAEVEITEAE; encoded by the coding sequence ATGCAGCTAAAATCTCGGTTCACTTTGCAGACCTTCATTGCCAGCGTCCTTTTCCAAGGCGTGGTGCTGGCCACCTTTTTCTGGATCGTGCAGCAAGGGCTTCAGAGCTTTCTTACCTGCCTTCAACCCTTCGGCGGCAGTCAAGGTGCTGTGGTGCCCCCCGATCTGGCGGCAGCCCTCTCCCGCCTGGAAAACCTGATTCAGCAGACACGGCAGTACGCCCCTTGGGTCATCTTTGGCTTGGGCGGTGTGGGCACGCTGTTTCTTTGGATTGTGGTGCAGGCCATGGGACGCCGCGCGGTGAATCAGGCCTTGGCGAAAACCGTAACGCCCGCCGTGTCCACTCCGGCTGCGTCGTCTCGGCGTGAACCCGGCGACTCGGAAGTCCTGCCGACGGACATGGATCCCAAAACCGTGGGTGCGGTGCAGATGCTTTCCGTCCTGCAAAGGCAGGGGCGATTCATCGACTTTCTTCAAGAAGACCTGAGCCGATACGACGATGCGCAGATCGGGGCGGCGGTGCGTAGCATCCATGAATCCTGCAAATCGGCTCTGGCCGACTGTGTGCAGCTGGAAGCCGTCATGGTTCAGGAGGAAGGCGCTGTGGTCACCGTGCCGTCGGGATTTGACCCCGCGGCCATTCGGCTGACGGGCCAAGTCTCTGGGGATCCCCCATTTCGCGGTGTACTGCGGCATCGAGGCTGGCGCGTGCGATCGGTGCAGTTGCCCAAGTTGACGGCGCAGCTGGGCAAAGAGCGCATTGTGGCTCCGGCAGAAGTGGAAATCACGGAAGCGGAATAA
- a CDS encoding ABC transporter permease has protein sequence MKTPSFRETIRHLFWILVLALGLSSAVVALSGVSPWDAYRHMLLGSLGSWEKLAQVFRVWIPLTLCSLGLLYTFHIGLWNIGVEGQVALGAVGATAVVRWGLGAPSELVLPAALVGAAMCGGLWALAAGLLKTQAGVNEIFAGLGLNFVATGLVLWLIFGPWKQPGIASMSGTETFAEAYWFPGLAGWHVSPYALGATAALMGFTAWMLRATRLGLALKAVGRNAQAAHLLGLSPSRWMLLAMLLAGALAGWAGAYQALAVYHRLIPNISSQYGYLALLVVMLARERWSMIPFIAFFFAALNVGSIQLPMMLRLDSSLAGVIQGSLVLAALAVQGMAWKRSKSS, from the coding sequence ATGAAGACACCATCGTTTCGAGAAACTATTCGTCATCTTTTTTGGATTCTGGTCCTGGCCCTAGGCCTCAGTTCCGCCGTGGTGGCCCTGAGCGGCGTCTCTCCCTGGGACGCTTACCGCCACATGCTGCTGGGATCTTTGGGATCCTGGGAAAAACTGGCCCAGGTGTTTCGCGTCTGGATCCCTTTGACCCTGTGTTCTCTTGGCCTTCTGTACACGTTTCACATCGGGTTGTGGAACATCGGCGTGGAAGGTCAGGTTGCGCTGGGCGCCGTGGGTGCCACGGCCGTGGTACGCTGGGGCCTGGGCGCCCCTTCGGAACTGGTGCTCCCCGCAGCCCTTGTCGGGGCCGCCATGTGCGGCGGACTGTGGGCGTTGGCTGCGGGGCTTCTCAAGACGCAAGCCGGAGTCAATGAAATTTTTGCCGGCTTAGGCCTCAACTTCGTCGCCACAGGTCTGGTTTTGTGGCTCATTTTCGGTCCATGGAAACAGCCGGGAATCGCCAGCATGAGTGGCACGGAAACCTTTGCCGAAGCCTATTGGTTTCCGGGGCTCGCCGGATGGCACGTGTCCCCTTACGCGCTGGGCGCCACCGCGGCCCTAATGGGATTTACGGCCTGGATGTTGCGCGCCACGCGCCTCGGGCTGGCGTTGAAAGCCGTCGGCCGAAACGCGCAGGCAGCGCATCTTCTGGGCTTGAGCCCATCTCGATGGATGCTGCTGGCCATGCTTTTGGCCGGCGCTCTGGCCGGGTGGGCCGGAGCTTACCAGGCTTTGGCCGTCTATCACCGGCTCATTCCAAACATTTCTAGCCAGTACGGATACTTGGCACTACTGGTGGTCATGCTTGCCAGAGAACGCTGGTCAATGATTCCCTTCATCGCCTTTTTCTTTGCCGCTCTGAATGTAGGCAGCATTCAATTGCCCATGATGCTGCGCTTGGATTCTTCGCTGGCCGGCGTTATTCAGGGCAGCCTGGTTCTGGCAGCGTTGGCGGTGCAAGGCATGGCATGGAAGCGGAGCAAATCGTCGTGA
- a CDS encoding DUF401 family protein, with the protein MLDHIPALVRVLFVFFGMLFAIRKGVSLGHAFFAGSVTLGFLFGLGPVDVATSVFRSFTHAKTLSLAAVVSLILVLSHSLEAVGQMQRLLANFQGLVRTPRVNLVVFPSLIGLLPMPGGAIFSAPMVKALGRSFRFTGDQLSYINYWFRHIWEYWWPLYPGVLLTTTLASLNLWVFVLALFPMTVVALAAGYLPLSFAQHGEDTSDSHKSAIHHTRPSLWPFLRELTPIAMVIVGGLGLGLVFSMTLSPSVTITKELGLIVALGASILWVWHTGRLDAAKRWQILKRRQLWDMFYMVGTILVFKGILDDAHAVQAISSELLAMKIPILPITVILPFLVGMVVGITIAFVGTTFPILISLVHSFGESHAVLSYMMLALVSGFVGVLLSPMHLCLLLSNEYFGTHLMKVLRLVARPCAVLMGCSIVYFFLLRHLL; encoded by the coding sequence GTGCTGGATCACATCCCTGCCCTTGTGCGGGTGCTTTTTGTTTTTTTCGGCATGCTTTTCGCCATTCGCAAGGGGGTTTCTTTGGGCCACGCCTTCTTTGCGGGATCCGTCACGCTGGGCTTTCTCTTTGGTTTGGGCCCCGTGGACGTGGCCACATCGGTGTTTCGATCCTTTACCCATGCCAAGACCCTTTCCCTCGCCGCCGTCGTCTCGCTCATTTTGGTCCTCAGCCACAGCCTGGAAGCGGTGGGGCAGATGCAACGACTTTTGGCCAACTTTCAGGGATTGGTGCGAACGCCACGGGTGAACCTGGTGGTCTTTCCGTCGCTCATCGGTCTTTTGCCTATGCCCGGCGGGGCCATTTTTTCGGCGCCCATGGTCAAGGCGTTGGGTCGATCTTTTCGGTTCACGGGGGATCAGCTGAGCTACATCAACTACTGGTTTCGGCACATATGGGAATACTGGTGGCCTCTGTATCCCGGAGTGCTTTTGACCACTACACTGGCTTCGCTGAATCTGTGGGTGTTCGTTTTAGCTCTCTTTCCCATGACCGTCGTGGCCCTGGCCGCAGGGTATCTTCCCTTGTCTTTTGCCCAGCATGGCGAGGACACGTCCGATTCCCACAAGTCGGCAATTCACCACACCCGCCCTTCCCTTTGGCCTTTTCTTCGGGAATTGACGCCCATCGCCATGGTCATCGTGGGCGGCCTGGGACTGGGATTGGTGTTCTCCATGACCCTTTCACCTTCGGTGACCATCACCAAGGAACTGGGCCTCATCGTCGCCCTCGGCGCCAGCATTCTTTGGGTCTGGCACACAGGCCGCCTCGATGCCGCAAAGCGATGGCAGATTTTGAAACGCCGCCAGTTATGGGACATGTTTTACATGGTTGGAACCATATTGGTTTTCAAAGGCATTTTAGATGATGCCCATGCCGTGCAAGCCATCAGTTCTGAGCTTCTGGCTATGAAAATTCCGATTCTTCCCATCACCGTGATTCTTCCCTTTCTTGTGGGCATGGTGGTGGGCATCACTATCGCCTTTGTGGGGACCACCTTTCCCATTCTCATTTCCTTGGTGCACAGCTTTGGAGAAAGCCATGCCGTGCTGAGCTACATGATGCTGGCGCTGGTGAGCGGCTTTGTGGGGGTGTTGCTGTCTCCCATGCACCTGTGCCTGCTGCTTTCCAACGAGTACTTCGGCACACACCTCATGAAAGTCCTTCGGCTGGTGGCCCGCCCCTGCGCCGTGCTCATGGGCTGCAGCATCGTCTATTTTTTCCTTCTTCGACACTTGTTGTGA
- a CDS encoding BMP family lipoprotein: MRSRTRLGMWSIPLLAAALLGSAMPARAQEKPFVFGLLLVGPYNDKGWSQAHYDAGLYVERKIPGTKMLYIDKVNPSDRPGITIPQVVDDLVAKGAKLVIANSDDMKDGIREAAAQHPDTYFVHVSGDDVLTGKAPSNLSNLMVRMEYGKMMAGFVAALTTKTGKIGYLGPLINEETRRLAAATYLGARHAWSKVRKEPADKLRFKVTWIGFWFNIPGVTADPTQVAQNFFNSGYDVVISGIDTTEALIVASQKRKEGRKVWAVPYDYKGSCEAAPDACLGVPYYNWGPGYVSLVQTAMSGQWKSQWLWLGPDWKDLNNEDTSSLGFTKGPALSPDVAKALDGFVADLASGTLNLFTGPLYYQDGSVFVPAEATASDHDIWTMKQLLQGMEGPSSAK, encoded by the coding sequence ATGCGAAGCCGAACACGTTTAGGGATGTGGAGCATCCCGCTGCTGGCTGCAGCGCTTTTGGGGTCTGCCATGCCGGCGCGAGCCCAAGAGAAGCCCTTTGTTTTCGGGCTGCTTCTCGTGGGGCCTTACAATGATAAGGGTTGGAGCCAGGCGCACTACGATGCGGGCCTGTATGTGGAACGAAAAATTCCTGGCACCAAGATGCTTTACATCGACAAGGTCAACCCCTCGGATCGACCGGGCATTACCATCCCCCAGGTGGTGGACGATCTGGTGGCCAAAGGGGCTAAGCTAGTCATCGCCAATTCGGACGACATGAAGGACGGCATTCGCGAAGCTGCGGCTCAGCATCCGGACACCTATTTCGTCCATGTGTCCGGAGACGATGTTCTGACAGGCAAGGCCCCTTCAAACCTGTCCAATCTCATGGTGCGCATGGAATACGGCAAAATGATGGCCGGCTTTGTGGCGGCACTCACCACCAAGACGGGCAAGATCGGCTACCTGGGCCCGCTCATCAACGAAGAAACCCGCCGGTTGGCGGCGGCGACCTATTTGGGAGCCCGCCATGCCTGGAGCAAAGTGCGCAAGGAACCGGCGGACAAATTGCGCTTTAAGGTCACCTGGATCGGTTTTTGGTTCAATATTCCCGGGGTCACGGCCGATCCCACGCAGGTGGCGCAGAACTTTTTCAACAGCGGCTATGATGTGGTCATTTCTGGCATTGATACCACAGAGGCTCTGATCGTGGCTTCCCAAAAGCGTAAGGAAGGCCGAAAGGTCTGGGCCGTGCCCTACGATTACAAAGGCAGCTGTGAGGCCGCTCCCGACGCCTGCCTGGGCGTGCCATACTACAACTGGGGGCCGGGCTACGTCTCCCTTGTGCAGACGGCCATGTCGGGTCAATGGAAATCCCAATGGCTGTGGCTGGGACCAGATTGGAAGGACTTGAACAATGAAGACACCAGTTCCCTTGGGTTCACGAAGGGACCAGCCTTGAGCCCCGACGTGGCGAAAGCCCTGGACGGCTTCGTGGCGGATCTAGCTTCCGGAACACTTAACTTGTTTACCGGCCCTCTGTACTATCAGGACGGGTCCGTTTTTGTACCGGCGGAAGCCACGGCATCCGATCATGACATCTGGACCATGAAACAGCTTCTGCAGGGCATGGAAGGCCCAAGTAGCGCCAAATAA
- a CDS encoding ferritin family protein, with protein MFSAEEVLKMAVRIEENGEKYYRRAMKLQKNPSLRDILRDLAEDESRHAQWFNEMRGRLSAEEGEDRWVREVTGDLLQSMIGDQTFSLKEVDPAQLDSLEKILETALEFEKDSILFYDMLTGFMDEGESARALQEIIAEEKLHVEILEARLKALSLQPVDTSS; from the coding sequence ATGTTCAGCGCCGAGGAAGTGCTCAAGATGGCGGTTCGTATTGAAGAAAACGGCGAAAAATACTATCGGCGAGCCATGAAGCTGCAAAAAAACCCATCATTGCGAGACATCTTGCGCGATCTTGCGGAAGACGAATCCCGTCATGCACAGTGGTTTAATGAGATGCGCGGACGCCTGAGCGCAGAGGAAGGAGAAGACCGCTGGGTCCGTGAAGTGACCGGAGACCTTCTGCAGTCCATGATCGGGGACCAGACCTTCAGCCTCAAAGAGGTGGATCCGGCCCAATTGGACAGCCTGGAGAAGATTCTAGAAACGGCCCTGGAATTCGAGAAGGACAGCATCCTTTTCTACGACATGCTCACGGGGTTCATGGACGAGGGGGAGAGCGCTCGAGCCCTGCAGGAGATCATCGCGGAAGAAAAACTTCACGTGGAAATTTTGGAGGCGCGCTTGAAGGCGCTGAGCCTGCAGCCCGTGGACACGTCCTCCTGA
- a CDS encoding chitosanase: MRNYCAVSDAAFGSELSIYLDRLAHRDRSLNFDDRPKGLLREAGQDPVMRDCQDRFFDRIYWEPSLTSSTNLHITSALGVSVVYDSRVHGSWLRLRDLTTAQLGSPSDVGEKA; this comes from the coding sequence GTGCGGAACTACTGCGCCGTTTCGGATGCCGCCTTTGGCTCAGAACTTTCCATCTACCTGGATCGGCTAGCCCATCGGGATCGCTCTCTTAACTTTGACGATCGCCCCAAGGGACTTCTGCGGGAAGCAGGCCAGGATCCAGTGATGCGGGACTGTCAGGATCGCTTTTTCGATCGCATCTATTGGGAACCGAGTCTCACGTCTTCGACCAATCTTCACATCACATCGGCATTAGGTGTTTCCGTGGTCTACGACAGCCGCGTGCATGGATCCTGGCTGCGCCTTCGCGATCTCACCACGGCGCAGTTAGGAAGTCCGTCCGATGTGGGGGAAAAGGCCTGA
- the lpxK gene encoding tetraacyldisaccharide 4'-kinase, producing MKRHAHAFAQWLWDGAPNHIGRRFLTACLWPLESLYRGGLLWNQRRRRNRSRMLPCRVISVGNIAVGGTGKTPTVLWLARRFMKNGVSVAIVSRGYGRADSGVAHVTLHGSTQEAARRFGDEPVLLARRLSQVPVWVGADRFQAALQALAQHHPDVVLLDDGFQHRQLHRDLDIVVLDAACPLGNGRLLPAGPLREPPAHLSRAHALVFVGKAHDAVACRKVVEASGFHEKPCFRAVPILGGFFKAKTAEEVPFQDIVEHPCVVVAGIARPERFFSAVRAMRIPCARTVAFSDHHRWSALEMRSLLASLRVTKARWILTTEKDAVRLPGPLAERAVFIRMDLDFGADSKRFEEFVMTAPSSSGTAERNGTGEPSHAACSVNKQG from the coding sequence ATGAAAAGGCACGCCCATGCTTTCGCGCAATGGCTCTGGGACGGGGCGCCAAATCATATTGGCCGCCGATTCTTGACGGCGTGCCTATGGCCCCTGGAATCCCTATACCGAGGCGGACTTCTTTGGAATCAGCGAAGACGCAGGAACCGAAGCCGAATGCTGCCGTGCCGGGTTATTAGCGTCGGCAACATCGCCGTGGGCGGCACGGGAAAAACGCCGACCGTCCTATGGCTGGCGCGGCGTTTTATGAAAAACGGTGTTTCCGTGGCCATCGTAAGCCGAGGTTACGGGCGCGCGGACTCGGGAGTGGCTCACGTAACGCTGCACGGTTCCACTCAGGAGGCCGCGCGCCGTTTTGGGGATGAGCCCGTACTTTTAGCGCGCCGTCTCTCCCAAGTGCCCGTATGGGTGGGTGCCGATCGTTTTCAGGCAGCGCTGCAGGCTTTGGCTCAGCACCACCCTGACGTGGTGCTTCTGGACGATGGGTTTCAGCATCGGCAATTACACCGGGATTTGGACATCGTCGTCCTGGATGCGGCTTGTCCCCTGGGCAACGGCCGTCTCCTTCCGGCGGGGCCACTTCGAGAACCCCCGGCCCATCTCTCCAGGGCCCATGCCCTGGTTTTTGTGGGAAAAGCCCACGACGCCGTGGCATGCCGAAAGGTTGTCGAAGCGTCAGGATTCCACGAAAAACCCTGCTTTCGAGCCGTTCCGATCCTCGGTGGCTTCTTCAAGGCAAAGACGGCTGAAGAGGTGCCTTTTCAGGACATTGTGGAACATCCGTGCGTGGTGGTGGCGGGTATTGCGAGACCTGAGCGGTTCTTTTCGGCAGTTCGGGCGATGAGAATTCCCTGCGCGCGCACGGTCGCCTTTTCGGATCATCATCGGTGGAGCGCGCTGGAGATGCGTTCCCTTTTGGCGTCCCTGCGGGTCACCAAGGCTCGTTGGATTCTCACCACAGAAAAAGACGCCGTGCGGCTTCCTGGTCCCCTGGCCGAGCGGGCCGTTTTCATTCGCATGGATCTGGATTTTGGAGCTGATTCGAAGCGGTTTGAAGAATTTGTCATGACAGCGCCTTCGTCGTCGGGCACGGCCGAGCGAAACGGGACGGGTGAACCATCCCATGCCGCCTGTTCGGTCAATAAACAAGGATGA